attaccttagcgtcccatatagctcgagatctatgtcgggcttgcctagtaagtagtgaatcatcctccgggcccggctgaatgtaagtactctgcgccatatctacacaattgtgatactataacattacaacaaattctcatatgtatatataacatggaacacataaactgaataaatatcgtgcaattgtgctattataacattacaaaaaaaatcaaatatataatgtaaaaatccgggaaaaattaacttcataaatatcaatccaataataatattataacattacaaaaagtCATGATACTtatcacgccccgtgtcctttttacGCGCCAACATCCGTTATTCGTTTATTTCCCAAGATCGACGGCGATAGACTTAACGTGATGCGATATGCGCAAGCGGAAGCAATACAActttttttcccatatgaataaattcatttgatgacttcagaagacaaagagattttataacatagaaatatgATCATCCTTACAACGCATAGGAACAAAATACATAAGGATCGAGCAAGTATGATATACTCTCCGGCCGATctgtgtgcacaagttttcctattgtgCCCTGATTTTCCAcagtgtgtgcaatgatttcgcgaAGTGCTACTGCTCGCGtttctccagtccatctcattccgaatccgtgatgtacggggcctttctttcttccgaatacggctggggtccggcactaatggcagctcgtcgggttcaagctcgtaatgaagatgccccaacggattaaacatataccgatagcactgaagggttttctctaaagtataccattcatctacgtatggttcgtaatcaatgtcatatgcttgacatgctgccaTTACGTGTGAATATGGGATTTTCAGtccttcaaatttcccacatgtgcacgttctcaagtgtaggcgcactatgtgtttgtgACCCCCTGAACCTCCGGATGCGTCACGTCTAGTTGTCACTTCGAAAACGCCTCTATTAGAGTCGAAACACGTGAcgacatgcctatttgctttttgactgtTCTGCTGGAGCGTGACACCGGCAAATTCCGTATATTTCCACTAGTTGTCTTTTCGCATCTtatacattgttcttctcgtatgaaaatagtgcaccaaccgatagaatatcttgtcgaccattgctgctattggtagaccacggaaacccttcagcatcccgttgaccgattcgactaaatttgttgtcatcgatccatatctcctccattcatcataagcctttgtccatttttctcttggaatctgatcgcACCATGCAGTTGTGGCTGGATCAaactccctaatttggctcatgaattggtcgaacttCCGCCGTTGGTTCGCGTAAGTCGTACATgacaacattaattagtacttcgtactcaaatttttccatacatattttcttaaaattgacaaattcgagaatttacctgccgtccgaataagttttttcccttcggcatttttgaaatgtttattgtAATTGCTGGCAATGTGCCGAATGCAATACCTATGGTGACCATGTGGAGGAAGCCACCGtcttgtctccattgctcgttgaataccgatatgtctatccgatattacacaaatatcatctctcctagtgacatatctccacaacagattcataaaccaagtccaattattaatattttcccGATGGATTATAGCAAATGCCAgcgggaaaatatgattatttccatcaagggaggccgcacaaaggagggttccttcgtattttccgtacaaaaatgtaccatcaacaaaaatcacggGACGACAACTTgagaagccttcaatcgtccgcttgaaagtccaaaacatccggttgaaaaccGTGCAGCCACGATTAAGGTTgatgtgatcatcgatcacaaaatgtgaacctggattccggctcttcatttcgatcatccacgtcctcGGCCTACCGTATGATTCATCTCAATCTCCAAATTGTCTGGCGATTGCCATTTGTTTGGCTTTccaggttttacggtaagtagatTCGAATTgcagcttatcttgaatctccgccatcaatggcttgattttgatgtctGGTTGGGCggcgaccattgcttctatttggctgcagaggtacttttggtcaaggtgccgatgatcccgtgacatttacggagaactgcatgtatgtggcccattatatttacttattttccaaaacatgccacccgatttagcaatcacgcggagcctccaaccacacggtccatttgcattgccacaccttatcacatattcttctttttttgtcaaataactgcaaaaattttgatttctcctaagggagtactctttcgcaCCCTAACCTGTACCGtgtcccgtgatggaaacaacatgccaacatcaaattcttttgatggatcaaatatcATACGGCGCGGCTTGGCTCTagtgtcgtcttgcatcatgtcaaagtcgatctccgaataaggcggtggatgtaccaacggcaaaatgggattgctTGCTTGTgtattatagtaagcctccatattatcacatccgacatcttcttcgtcattgtcatcggagtccatccaaggatcatcttcttcatcaccatcatcatcatcatcatcatcatcagcattatcatcatcatcatcgccagcagcattatcagcattatcatcatcatcatcagcagcattattagcattatcatcattatcatcggcCCGCACGCATCGATTATGcagaccatcatcatcttcaccaacattcgaagcttcctccacgaaatcatctctcatttggtgtTTTGCTACGGTTGCATAAAAGCGCAAGAACCCTTTACCACCCGcttgaagtgcaaattgctgaatCATCATAAGCGtggcatcatcatgcacctccgtaatgtcatatgtaacacaattgtgtgttacatacggatatctatacaccactgtttgaatatactggtttcctgttatattcaatgcgctctcaatcgacacacgtaactcatcaaatgtcgatatgtttgtcatcccgaacatggtagattgtccgccttcgtaatcaattccatattcggTTCGTACTATTGTGCCTCCCCAGCacacaatcgcaaaagatgtagacgacattctgagatttaaataaattagaaattatttctaaactacaatttcctaaatattgtcccgtatacgttatcaaattaacatacccactatcaatatatcaaatgaaataaatgtcttagTATAGGCCTAAGGGTTTAAACGacattttgagatttctttcaatttcttgggagataatttgccggaagggaaaaatcgtcggccaaaataccgttATTcttccatggccagttgattgtggccatttcctaatttttgagattttttttgaattttttgggagacaatttgccataagggcaaaatcgtcatttttgaaatgttatcggccaaaataccgtcaatcgtccatggccagttgattgtggccattttctaatttttgagattttttttgaattttttgggagacaatttgccggaagggcaaaatcatcatttttcaaatgttatcggccaaaataccgtcaATCGTCAATGACcatttgattgtggccatttcctaatttttgaaattttttttgaattttttgggagacaatttgccggaagggcaaaattgtcatttttcaaatgttatcggccaaaatgccgtcaatcgtccatggccagttgattgtggccatttcctaatttttgagattttttttgaattttttgggagacaatttgccaaaagggaaaaatcgtcatttttcaaaattcgtcggccaaaataccgttaatcgtccatggccagttgattgtggccatttcctaatttttgagattttttttgaatttttttggagacaatttgccggaagggcaaaatcatcatttttcaaatgttatcggccaaaataccgtcaatcgtccatggccagttgattgtggccatttcctaatttttgagatgtttttttgaattttttgggagacaatttgccggaagggcaaaatcgtcatttttcaaatgttatcggccaaaatgtcgtcaatcgtccatggccggttgattgtggccatttcctaatttttgagattttttttgaattttttgggaaacaatttacggtaagggcaaaatcgtcatttttcaaaattcgtcggccaaaataccgttAATCGTTCATGGcaagttgattgtggtcatttcctaatttttgagattttttttgaatttttttggagacaatttgccggaagcgcaaaatcgtcattttccaaaattcgtcggccaaaataccgttaatcatctatggccagttgattgtggccatttcctaattttgatgatttcttacaatttttttgagatataatttttcaaaagggcaaaatcgtcatttttttaagtcaccggccaaaataatctatggccacttcattgtggctattttcccattttctcaaatttcttaatatttttccttcatttttttgaaagtctttatgatttttctttatttttaatccattttgtattttctaattttctattattcgaattttgaatttattataaaaatatttttcggaccgggtcaaaccccgcTCCCGCTTCTCGGGCCACtcgatcaactttttttttattttcccaaataatcattttacactcctaattttcttttttatattttgaaaatcgtcaaaataaatatggatgtagttgcaaaaatgagtcccgaaaatttgtttttatgagattatggtcattctttttatttaccgcaattcgtaaacattacaactattcggtctacaaataataattaaataaataaaacaatacttacgaaaccgcaaaaaataactataacaaggtttacctcaaactagtaagaaggtcggctttgcttttctctccttcgcaaaaataaaaaagtcccaatttaatttaaacatgacaaaaatatttgcaataaaataaaaccctaatatcaataaaggcaccTGAGAAAAGAgggatatgagaaaatcttcgtgagctatatagaagaaaacaagaaatgaggtCTTAGAGAGTctgattaaaacttggtcgggatattaagaacaaatctccccgaagttaatcaaagcgagggaGGGCTTCAACAAGGACTCTacactctgttcacttaatatccggGATCACTTAAAATCAGAAATTTCGTGGAGGAGGCTTCAAGAAAGGAGGGATGAGCTTTTGTGGAGAGGTGAAATGCAGAGGAAAGTTGAGCTTCTGTGGAGAGGCGAAATGCAGAGGAAagatgagcttctgagaggaggcgaaatgcagaggagagatGAACTTCTGAGAGGCGAAACGCAGAAATGCAAAGGAGCGATGAGCTTCCTTAGAGGAGCGAAATGTAGAGAAAAAAACTTTCTTGGAGGAGCGAAATGCAGAGAAAGGAGCTTCTGTGGATGAGCTTATCAacggagagccttcggctttgcttagagcagagccgaaggctctATAGCACTCGTAGCACCTTTCACGTCGTCTGCCGGGGCCTGATTAAAGGCGTTGGCGACGTAAGGGGCCCTACCCGCTCGGCAGTATCTGCCGAGCGGGTAAAGGCCAGCATGCGAGAGAGAGCAGTGTGTGCGCTCTCTCGCATGCTTTATCTTGCTCGGCActgtgagtgccgagcaagacccaatgtggagagagagagagcagaattctgctttcttctctctctgcaaAGCGTGTAGAGAGCGTGCAGCGAGAGAGCAGGATTCTGCTCTCTCTGCGCATCCTGTCTTGCTCGGCCTTTGTGAGTGCCGAGCGGATGGCCGTTCGGCAGTCTAACTAAACTAAACCGATTGAACCTGACAATTGGCGGTTCATCTACGCCACCTGAACATTATAAGAACAAGCTTTGTTGCTGATTCTAGtgaaaagaatgagaaagatGGCAGATTTGACAGTTTACAGTTCACAAACAACAGAGTAGTCAAATCTTATAATGATGTTTCTTGTTAACAAAGGCTTACTATGACAGACATTATAGACAGTACAAAAAACAGCACAGTGATATTAATAGGATCAGCTCGCTTCTGACGGACCGAAAAGAGCACGGTTCACAAGCTTCACATTCTTCTTTTATGTTTCTTATGCTACCAAAGGTCACCTGTATAGAATTACCTATGTCCTGTTCTCACAAAATGATGGGATTCGCCAAAAATATTAGGTGGGTTATCCAGTTTTCGATTGTATCAACAAGTGCATAGATTCCACCACGACAAAGAGATAAAACCAGAACCGATGAATAGATTCCTACGCCTTAGTTCTCAACATTATGGACAGATTCCTTGCTTCCTATAGGCTTGAACACAAGCCTTGCCATTAGTATTTTATGTTGGCCATTGTCATACTACTAAAGGTCGGCTTTATCGAATTATGTAATGTCTAGTTCCCTGAATTCGTATAATTACATCTTTTTTGGCAAAAACGATTGGGTATGTTGTCCATATTTCGATCCTAGCAACAGCCCATAGATGGAGGTCATTGTCATTGAAGTGTGAAGATGCCCTCTATAAAAGTCAAcaccatatttttcttttttactatgAATTTTCCATTATCTTGCTCTTCAAGCAACAGACAACAAAATTACGTGCTTACGCACGGGCAACAAGACCAGCAATATGTTCATGGCGTGAAACCAGGGATCTGGACTGCACCATTTTCAGTTGAAAGTTTGCTAATCCTCCCATGTTTTGGTCAGTTGGGAAGATCACGGCTCGGAGTTTCGTTTCAATAGCAAAACGCGTTGAACTCTAGTGTCTTTGCGATTGATGCACTTCATCGTCTTTCTTATTTTCGTCAACTTCTATTCAGAAAGCTTAGGACGTACTTAATTGTTGCAGAGATAGCTTTTGTGCTTCAGTTTAGTAGCCCAGAGGGTCGTTGTGCTTTGATCGTTACTCATTTCCTCAGCATGTTGAACGAGAATAACTGGAAAAGGGTCAAGATGCATCCATCACAAAGGAAATCTAAGATATTTTCATTTGCTCATTTCCTCAGCATGTCGAAATCGAAAGCCGACCATCCATATCAAACCGCATCAAAGCGACATCCTtacaatttttcttcttaatCAGAAGCCGACAACCCTAAACAACAGGTGGGATCGTTCATGACTCATGAGATGTCTATCAGATGCCCATAATTTTAGTCTAAACTACAATTCAAAACAGCACATCCTTGTCAGAGAAGAATTTTCGTTTCACAATATGACCACAGACATATATATGCTTCtagattgcaaataaaaaaaggagattTTCCGGTCTCTGATATTGCAACACCGAAGCTATCAATACCAGAAAACAGGATGCAATGTACTCAGCAGACAGATACCCCTACAGCAACCCTTTGCGGCATTTGGTTGCTTCCAAGCTTGCGTGAGGCGAACGATGGAGCATTCTCTGTGGGGAACGGAGAAATGATGACTTTTCCTCGAGCCCTTCCGGTTTCTAAGTATCGAAATGCTTCAATGACATCTGAAAATGCATAAGGTCCGGTAGGATCGATGATGGCCTTAAGCTTTCCGTTCTCTAAACAAGGCCTAAGCATCTCCAGGTTTTCTCCAGAAACCGTCAAGCTTGAATAGACTGCCCTTGGATGTGATGGAGGCCAGGTTATGTCAATGATTGGAGCGTCATCCTTAGCCACTACAAAGGAGTTCTTGCAGTCCCCTGAAGAAGTCACGAGATAGCGTCGAAATAACATTTCAATGCAAGTGAGCGTCATTTTAGTTTCTGATCTTCCAGTGGTCAAAGCAATCTCTAGAACCCGCACAAGCTCTTTCTTGTCCATTCTAAAAACTACATGGGATTTATATTTGGCCAATTCACTGGACACATAAGTTGATTGCACAGACATAAGACATAAGTTGTTTAAGGTACTCGAACTTTTTAAGTCTCCTACAACCAACGGTGCTCGTACAAAAGAATTGCTCCACCACCAGTGAACGTGATAAAATTTCAGATGACATGATAAATTCGAAAAGAAGACAATGTCATCTAGTATGAACAAACTGCCTGAGCAGTATGAAGTACTAAGGTAGAACTAGCAAATGAGAATCTGTTGTTCAAGGAACTCACCGATGGTATCATAAAGAAAGTCAAATTTctcctcaatttcttcataCTTGGTATTCGTGTAGTCGATAACTTTGTCGGCACCCAGTTTCTTGACGAATTCCACCTTTGGTGAGCTACATGTTGCCACAACATAGGAAGCATTGTAAAAGTGCTTGGCCAGCTGAACAGCTAAAGTCCCAACACCACCTGCACCTCCAACAATAAAGACTGTCTGTCCCTCTTTAAAATCTGCTGTTACAAACCCTTCGATTGCAGTCTGAACAGCTAATGGCAAACTCGCGGCTTCCTCGAATGACAGGTTCTGGGGCTTCATTGCCACCAGGGTCTCCTCCACCGCAATAAATTCTGCCAGTGTCCCGAGCTGCTTCAGCTTTCCAGGAGCATTGAAATCCTGAATATTCCCATAAACTGCATCGCCTAAATCAAACTTGGTGACACCAGTGCCTTTCGCCACCACCACACCTGCCATGTCACAGCCTGGAACCACCTGCATCCCATATCAAGCAATGAATCTAGATTCATGACAATGCTTGTTCTAGGGTAATGATCTGCTCAGGACTTTTATTGATTATCGAATATCGTCCCTTGTTTTACTAGTACAATCGGCCTAAGGTGAAATCGTTAACCAGCGCTGCCTGATTTACAATAACTAACATAGAAGAGTCCATGGTTCCCCAAACAACATTCTGCTTTCATTCCACAAGCAAATTTCCCATTCTCTGGTAAactaataaattcaaaattagtCACAGACACACTACATGCACATAGAACTAGCCAACTTAACAAGAATGCCGCCAACAATTTACTGGAGCAAAGTGTGGCCAGAGCCAGCGAGATAGGAAAACAATAGCACATCAATGAGGATGAGAGAGAACCACATAAAAGTATTATCTCTTTGCTTTTCTCCCTTCCTCTCTCACAACATGTTCAATCATCTTACTCACAGGAAAGTCTGAAGGAAAGATGGGATGCTGGCGTCTTTTAAAATCAATAGGATTTAAAGCAGCAGCTCGAACTTGGACGATTATTTGATTATGGTGGGGAGTAGGAAGAGGGAAGTCCCCCAGCTTGAGAACTTCCTTACTTCCATACTCTTCATAAAACCAAGCTTTCTGCATATTTGCTCTCCTCAAAAATAGAACTGCATCTCTCTGTTATATATAGAGGAACCTATACAACCTAGATAcaagattgtccaaaaaattttgtgaaatGACATGAGATGGAGTGGGTGGTCATATCTACGGTGTGGAATGTGGACAGTGGATGGTAGATAAGATGACAAAGGCAGAATCAATGAGAAATCACTAAAATCACGATGACGTTATCTCGTTCGACATACTTTCAGTAATGGGGCCAAAATCGGATAAGTATACAAtaaatgtcataacttgtatacggcattcacttaagtgccataactttcaaaacgttcacctaaatgtcataacttttaaaaatcgttcacttaagtgtcacgtcggagcaaaattatttacttgagtgctacagtaacttttctggcgtgccacatcagctttccgacatgccacgtcatctttccgatgagccacgtcggttttccggcatgccacgtcagctttccaaCTGCTACGTCAGCTTTTTCGGCGTTCATGttaacatagcactcaagtgaacaatttttgaaagttatggcacttaagtaaacgttttcaaaattatggcactcaaatgaacgccgtacaaaaattatgacacttctagtgtacttttcccggccaaaatcttcattttcttcttaattGAAAGTGACGTGGTGCTATGATGAACGATGAGAGAGATGGCTCCGTggataaggagaagaaaagctaGTCGGTGTCCTTGCAACTTGCGCGCACGCATCCGTTTAATGGAGGCACAAGGGAAATCAAAAGATCGGTCTTTTTCACACATTCCATGCAATAACCTATCACGATCAATACTTAAGGTCAGGTAATGACACTGAAGGAGAAGGCTGGTGTTCAAGAGAATATGCACCATGAGTAACCCCGTCCCCGGTGGCCACCCGTTGTACCATCCATCTTTTCTTGGCGAGAACCCGTGACATGATGTGCACCAACCAGTCCTTCCAGCACCGAAACAAAATCTAAAATTGTTCTAAGTAAAGCTGTGAGTGCATCAGATAGCACACTGAACCTGGAACGGTGAAACACCAGAACAAGAGCAATTGCCCAGGTCCTAAATGCACCAGACAAAGCGGGCAATGCATGCTAATGCATCAAGCAACCAAATCATAGAATCGTACCTCAGTCAGTCCTCAAGCGGAAAAGATACAACAAATCCGCCTAATGCTGTCTGAAATTACTTAGAAAGAAGAGCTCTTGAGAACTATCCTTGACAATAATCTTGTCccacaaaaataagaacaacaTTAATCGGTTAAAAAAACTCCACCTTTCTATCTAATGACAGACAAGCTTCCGTTTCGAATCGATTCATGCATTTTTATGGCGAATCACATCACCGCTTCTTTGGCATAAAGCTAGAATCACATGAGCTCAACCAATCAGCCATGTCCAAGCCTGAGCCATAAGGGGCCACGTTACTATTAAACCGGCACATCCTTCATTGCAAAATCCCATCCATGCCGAAATACAGAGCTTCCCTATCGTTCTCCTTCGCCAATTCCTTGTCTGGGGGGACcatttcaactttcaaggtGAGATCTTTCGTGCAAGACATACCTCCTGCCGTATAAAACTATGAAAGGTGCAGAGAACCAACTACTTAAATGCAAGAAAACGAAAGGAGGTTCGTCTTAGGCATTACGTCGAACAGGCTCCAGCGCGAAGGTCTGTAGCCAAATGAAACATCCGCAAGTTTTCTAGTGAGCGGCAGTATGTGTGTGGGACTATTTTGAGGGGTGTGCAGCCAGCAAATCGGTTAACAAGCATTGTGCCTACGCAGGAGCCAAAACTCCGACAACTCACTCCAATCACTAGAAGCTTCTATACTTAACTACCGGGCAATAACCAATCAAAGTTGACGTGGAGTTTACCTTCCCTATCGTCACCCCcttaaattgagagaaaatatttttcttcccttaatCCCATAGAATACTCCCAAATTTTATGTCTCAGAGTTTAGACCAAGTAGTTTAATAACTTGCTTAGGTCCAAATATTGTTAATTTTATATACGAATTTGTAACCTTTTTAACAaggttcttaaaaaaaaaaaaaaacaagctagTAACGTTAACAAATTAGTATTGACGAATTATCAAAAGGGCTAATACCACaaaatccaaactaatacatctatgataaatttatttcaaattatttttttgactacaaaaaattttaaaatggtacacttgtaacaaatttacctaaaaCTAAATTACTTTTTTCGCCACaataaatttcaaactgatacacatgtgacaaatttactccaaactatttttttttaccacaaaaaatctcaaaccggtacatccgtgataaatttaccccaaattaatttttcaaccaccgaaaatcccaaatcggtatacatgtggcaaatttaccttccgttggttttgttaaattgagttaataccatggaaaatttcaaatctacacacatgtgacaaacaggagataaaaaccccaaaccggtacaccgtTAAGCGCCACATGTCATTCAATTCagcaatttaataataaaatttaacggaaactaatagagagtaaatttgttatatgaataccagtttgggatttttgacgATCAAAGACTAGTTTAacgtaaatttatcacaagtgtatcagtttgggatttattgtgatgaaaaaatagtttagttTCGGGTAAATTTGCCTCGGGTGtaccattttgaaattttttgtagtaaaaaaaatagttcggtgtaaatttatcacaggtacaCCGGTCcgaggattttttgtgataaaaaaaatgtttagagtaaatttgtaaCATGGTtaataatttggggttttttgtgaaaaaaaatagcttagagtaaatttgtcataagtgtaccggtttgaaatttttcgtgataataaCTCTTATTAGAATGGTTGGCGATTTCAAAACATTGCTAGTGAGCCAGGACTCCAACAATGGTGGCCAaagcaaaaattagtttttgacATCTCCTACAGTTGGAAAGCTGTGAACATGTTGATAACTCGTGAGCAAAATCTTAGTAAGACATTGAAGCGGTTGCCAACTTCTAAGCAATGAAATTGATGTTGATAGATCACCCAAATAAGAGGGGGTAAAGTCAAAATTAGATGTAATTCAATTGaataaaagttcataaatcacTCAAATTAAGATTGATAATTTCGTGTAAAAGTCGGATAATATTTGTAAATTGTTGAAATGATTGGTAatgtagaaaaattaaaattaacggTGTTAAGTGACTGGGATAGGAATAGTATAACGTTAAAACTAGCTGgtaattgaatttgaaaaagttggtaaatcacTCAAATTAATGTTGTTTTCctataaaaattatcaaatcttTAACTAGTTGATAACTCAACGAATAAATGTTGGCAAGTTATTGCATGGGATGGTACCTTCGGagcaatttaattaattttgagtaACTCAAGTAAGAGTTGTTAAGGCTAAAACTagtcatgaaaaagaaaagctaaaattaGTTGGTAGTTAAATCAGAAAAAAGTCAGTAAATCACTCAAATGAATATTACTACTATTGTATAGACTTGGTAACTCTTTAAGAGGTTAATAGCTTTGATAAATAAATGCTGGGAAAGTATTTGAACGGTCTCTGGTTCCAAGACGCTCAAATCAAAGTTGCCGAATGACTCGGCCAAGAGTGGGTGGAGTTAAAACTAGTTGGTTACTAAACAGGAGAAAATTTGATGAATCAATTCAACTATAGAATTGGCAACTCTTTAAAAGGTTAGAGagctcaataaaaaaatatatctagtAAATTTTTTAACGGGTTAATAACTAAACAATCAAATTATCGCTGCGAAGTAACTAAGTTAAAATGGGTAAGGCTATTATAGGTAACTAAATTAGAGGAAAGTTAATAACTCGCTCAAATTAAAGTTAGATAATTTCGAACCAAAGTTGATAAGTGTTTAACATGTTTCTGACTATTGCAAATTAAATGTTAGTTGGATCGGGTCGCAACTTTTGAACAATCTAATTGACGTTGCTAGGTGACTAAAATATGAGTAGGT
This sequence is a window from Rhodamnia argentea isolate NSW1041297 chromosome 3, ASM2092103v1, whole genome shotgun sequence. Protein-coding genes within it:
- the LOC115726903 gene encoding 2-methylene-furan-3-one reductase-like, which gives rise to MQKAWFYEEYGSKEVLKLGDFPLPTPHHNQIIVQVRAAALNPIDFKRRQHPIFPSDFPVVPGCDMAGVVVAKGTGVTKFDLGDAVYGNIQDFNAPGKLKQLGTLAEFIAVEETLVAMKPQNLSFEEAASLPLAVQTAIEGFVTADFKEGQTVFIVGGAGGVGTLAVQLAKHFYNASYVVATCSSPKVEFVKKLGADKVIDYTNTKYEEIEEKFDFLYDTIGDCKNSFVVAKDDAPIIDITWPPSHPRAVYSSLTVSGENLEMLRPCLENGKLKAIIDPTGPYAFSDVIEAFRYLETGRARGKVIISPFPTENAPSFASRKLGSNQMPQRVAVGVSVC